Proteins from a genomic interval of Tenacibaculum sp. SZ-18:
- a CDS encoding tetratricopeptide repeat protein has product MATYKKRGYKPKKEKVVENTIEETFDESQSDVAKAFEGLDQAANKSEEWIEKNSKPLFFGLIAVAALILLYLGYTKFISEPTEIDASNELAYPRSFFDKAETAAGVKADSLYMLGLEGGDGKYGFLDIAKTYGSTKAGNLANYYAGISYLKMKKYTEAIEYLEQFDSEDELLGPTALGAIGDAFADINQPKEALEYYEKAGYKKENDFTSPMFLLKAGQTAMQLKEYSKAEGLFNVIKEKYATTQIGRNIDKYINSAKYAQ; this is encoded by the coding sequence ATGGCAACATATAAAAAGAGAGGATATAAACCGAAGAAAGAAAAGGTTGTAGAAAATACTATTGAAGAGACATTTGACGAGTCGCAAAGTGATGTGGCTAAAGCATTTGAAGGACTAGATCAGGCCGCTAATAAATCAGAAGAATGGATTGAAAAAAATAGTAAACCTTTGTTTTTTGGTTTAATAGCTGTAGCTGCTTTAATCCTTTTATACTTAGGATACACTAAGTTTATTTCTGAGCCAACTGAAATAGATGCATCAAATGAGTTAGCTTATCCAAGGTCTTTCTTTGATAAAGCTGAAACTGCTGCAGGTGTGAAAGCTGATAGTTTGTATATGTTAGGTTTAGAAGGTGGTGATGGTAAATATGGATTTTTAGACATCGCAAAAACTTATGGAAGTACTAAGGCTGGAAACTTAGCTAACTATTACGCAGGGATTTCTTATTTAAAAATGAAGAAATATACTGAAGCTATTGAGTACTTAGAGCAATTTGATTCTGAAGATGAATTATTAGGACCAACAGCTTTAGGAGCTATAGGTGATGCTTTTGCAGATATTAACCAGCCAAAAGAAGCTTTAGAATATTATGAAAAAGCTGGATACAAAAAAGAAAACGATTTTACTTCTCCAATGTTTTTACTCAAAGCAGGTCAAACTGCTATGCAATTAAAAGAGTACAGTAAAGCGGAAGGTTTATTTAATGTCATTAAAGAAAAATACGCTACAACTCAAATTGGTAGAAACATTGATAAGTACATCAACAGTGCAAAATACGCACAATAA
- a CDS encoding DUF721 domain-containing protein — translation MAKRENESFSIKDLMGAFIKENKLEKGFRKIHIEEAWVKLMGPGVASYTSEVKLQNGTLVVRLNSSVLREELSYGKEKIVTMINEEMGEDIVKKLMLV, via the coding sequence ATGGCAAAGAGAGAAAATGAAAGTTTTTCAATAAAAGATTTAATGGGGGCTTTTATCAAAGAGAACAAACTTGAAAAGGGTTTTCGTAAAATTCATATTGAAGAGGCTTGGGTTAAATTAATGGGGCCTGGCGTTGCTTCGTATACAAGTGAAGTAAAACTTCAGAACGGAACTCTAGTAGTACGTTTAAACTCCTCAGTACTTAGAGAAGAACTTAGTTACGGAAAAGAGAAAATTGTAACAATGATAAATGAGGAAATGGGAGAAGATATTGTTAAGAAATTAATGCTCGTTTAA
- a CDS encoding nucleoside-diphosphate kinase — MATNRTFTMIKPDAVENGHTGAILEKINAAGFRIVAMKKTHMTKRDAETFYAIHKERPFFGELVEFMTGGPIVAAILEKENAVEDFRTLIGATNPAEAAEGTIRKLYATSIGENAVHGSDSNENAEIEGNFHFAGREMF; from the coding sequence ATGGCAACGAATAGAACTTTTACAATGATTAAACCAGATGCTGTAGAAAATGGACATACTGGTGCTATTTTAGAAAAAATTAATGCTGCTGGGTTTAGAATTGTAGCAATGAAAAAAACACACATGACTAAGCGTGATGCTGAAACTTTTTATGCTATTCATAAAGAGCGTCCGTTTTTTGGAGAATTGGTTGAGTTTATGACTGGCGGTCCTATTGTTGCTGCAATTTTAGAAAAAGAAAATGCTGTTGAAGATTTTAGAACGTTAATTGGTGCTACTAACCCTGCTGAAGCTGCTGAAGGTACAATCAGAAAGCTTTATGCTACTTCAATCGGAGAAAACGCTGTTCACGGTTCTGATTCTAATGAGAACGCTGAAATAGAAGGAAATTTCCATTTTGCTGGTAGAGAAATGTTTTAA
- the recF gene encoding DNA replication/repair protein RecF (All proteins in this family for which functions are known are DNA-binding proteins that assist the filamentation of RecA onto DNA for the initiation of recombination or recombinational repair.): MYLQKISLVNFKNIESHTFNFKKKINCFVGNNGIGKTNVLDAIYYLSFSKSYFNPVASQNIRHDQDFFVVEGEYLVNERIEKIICSLKKGQKKVLKRNGKVYDRFSDHIGQFPLVIISPADRDLIIEGSETRRKFIDGVISQQDKLYLKTLISYNKVVSQRNALLKFFAANRTFDELNLSVYNDQLIQFGTEIHEKRKSFLKDFVPIFNQKYQIISNENEIVSLHYKSQLNDISFAQLLKNNLEKDKVLQYTSVGVHKDDLNFEIGSFPIKKFGSQGQQKSYLIALKLAQFEFIKEQSKITPILLLDDIFDKLDENRVAQIVDLVNKDEFGQIFITDTHFERTEAVVKLSNKPYEIFNLGNS; this comes from the coding sequence GTGTATTTACAGAAAATATCCTTAGTGAATTTTAAAAATATTGAAAGCCACACTTTTAATTTCAAAAAGAAGATTAATTGTTTTGTAGGAAACAATGGTATTGGTAAAACAAATGTATTAGATGCGATCTATTATTTATCTTTTTCTAAAAGTTATTTTAATCCCGTAGCCAGTCAAAATATTCGTCACGATCAAGATTTTTTTGTTGTCGAAGGGGAGTATTTAGTCAATGAAAGAATCGAAAAAATTATTTGTTCATTAAAAAAGGGACAAAAGAAAGTTCTTAAACGAAATGGTAAAGTTTATGATCGATTTTCCGATCATATTGGTCAATTTCCTTTAGTCATTATTTCTCCAGCAGATCGTGATTTAATTATCGAAGGGAGTGAAACGAGAAGAAAATTTATTGATGGTGTTATTTCTCAACAGGATAAGTTGTATTTGAAAACCTTGATTTCTTATAACAAAGTAGTAAGCCAGAGAAATGCATTATTGAAGTTTTTTGCTGCGAATAGAACATTTGATGAATTAAATTTAAGTGTTTATAATGATCAATTGATTCAATTTGGAACGGAGATTCATGAGAAAAGAAAATCATTTTTAAAAGACTTTGTGCCAATTTTTAATCAAAAATATCAGATTATATCCAATGAAAATGAAATTGTATCGTTACATTACAAGAGTCAACTAAATGATATTTCTTTTGCTCAATTATTGAAAAATAATTTAGAAAAAGATAAAGTCTTGCAATACACTTCTGTTGGTGTTCATAAAGATGATTTGAACTTTGAGATAGGTAGTTTTCCAATAAAAAAATTTGGATCACAAGGTCAACAAAAGTCATATTTAATAGCGTTGAAATTAGCTCAGTTTGAATTTATAAAAGAACAGTCAAAAATTACTCCCATACTGTTATTAGACGATATTTTTGACAAGCTGGATGAAAATCGAGTAGCGCAAATTGTTGATTTGGTGAATAAAGATGAGTTCGGCCAGATATTTATAACAGATACTCACTTTGAGAGAACAGAAGCCGTTGTGAAGTTGAGTAATAAACCTTACGAAATTTTTAATTTAGGTAATTCATAA